The following coding sequences are from one Leguminivora glycinivorella isolate SPB_JAAS2020 chromosome 7, LegGlyc_1.1, whole genome shotgun sequence window:
- the LOC125228303 gene encoding cerebellar degeneration-related protein 2-like isoform X3, with product MASFNDLSFDWESLCQECPECWTTSDLQLAAELGKTLLERNKELETALRQHQNVIEDQTQEIEYLTKQTVALREVNDSRLRIYEQLEVSIQDLERANHRLAVDHAADKKHIKTLCSNIETLEGKCEDLQKTVDDLKAQLEIARRRAERKPESTEKPKEKELKPEQTTPNSKKIEACSTPVKTIAPLPELTKEDEDLLRLSDELRESKVAFAQEQRRVTELEEQLASIVQENNRLQDQLRNWNQNNEEPKSMHEEFAILEEVRQGQLCIRCLRGVERGDDMSSMLDGDEDDRSAISSLILSPSVQDSPRDELVTTKLIKFDNAKEKLLQGIWANKEDGHDNPYRELVQKYEALLEVQLSQVKSIRKDKPAPPGPVCLHDELQGSADFSFRVKDTDEESGHGEDTKEKKPETRKKFIQTPDFSEAETSSSGFSDETSNKATQTERERPGSFLCTIADGEDYRFSIYDDVSPMDSRFRNRPEYRELFKEIFTILKKAAENKDEGEQLPLLDDTGKVPPVTPAHEEPPGNFTDDTQSVLSSVMSERSIPVSDITAPETPTLKEKVHVLEPAKKKETENKENKPVEETAKPKEKREPETSEKANEKEKERVLTPLVRQPLEYIAATRKKSRHRNRKHSQERQGADSPVFPSPPKVTYQKSSNKKRRDYRPIEVSPLVRSCEPADWNGSTLQFYNRTMNSPTPSAGAGAGASGRTHKIYQGWNAETESWDVKASTASQEIHKLRKLELSYAEVLRNADKTKPRRKKHQ from the exons ACTTGCAGCTCGCAGCGGAGCTCGGCAAGACCTTGTTGGAGAGGAACAAGGAGCTTGAAACCGCGCTGCGGCAGCACCAGAATGTCATCGAGGATCAGACGCAGGAGATCGAA TACCTAACAAAACAAACGGTCGCCCTGCGCGAAGTGAACGACTCAAGACTGAGAATCTACGAGCAACTCGAGGTCAGCATCCAGGACCTGGAGCGCGCTAACCACCGCCTCGCCGTCGACCACGCCGCCGACAAGAAACACATTAAAAC GTTGTGCTCGAACATCGAAACGCTCGAAGGGAAATGCGAGGACCTACAAAAGACTGTCGACGACCTCAAGGCGCAACTGGAGATCGCGAGGCGACGCGCGGAACGGAAGCCAGAGAGCACTGAAAAACCCAAAGAAAAAGAACTCAAACCGGAACAGACGACGCCTAACTCGAAAAAAATTGAAGCGTGTAGCACGCCTGTTAAAACCATCGCACCCCTCCCAGAACTGACTAAGGAAGACGAGGATTTACTTAGGTTAAGCGATGAACTACGAGAAAGTAAGGTTGCGTTCGCACAAGAACAGAGGCGAGTTACAGAGCTGGAGGAGCAGTTAGCGTCTATAGTGCAGGAGAACAACAGATTGCAAGACCAGTTGAGGAATTGGAACCAGAATAATGAGGAGCCCAAGTCGATGCATGAAGAATTCGCGATCTTAGAAGAAGTCAG ACAAGGTCAACTATGCATCAGATGTCTCCGCGGCGTCGAGCGAGGCGACGACATGTCGTCCATGCTAGACGGAGACGAGGACGACAGATCCGCCATCAGCTCTCTCATTCTCTCCCCCTCAGTCCAAGACAGCCCCAGAGACGAACTAGTTACCACCAAACTCATCAAGTTCGAT AATGCGAAGGAAAAGCTACTTCAAGGCATTTGGGCCAACAAGGAGGACGGGCACGACAACCCGTACCGCGAGCTCGTGCAGAAGTACGAGGCGCTGCTCGAGGTGCAGCTCTCGCAGGTGAAGAGCATCCGCAAGGACAAGCCCGCGCCGCCCGGCCCCGTCTGCCTGCACGACGAGCTGCAGGGCTCCGCCGACTTCAGCTTCCGCGTCAAGGACACCGACGAGGAGAGCGGCCACGGGGAGGACACCAAGGAAAAGAAACCCGAGACGCGCAAGAAATTCATCCAAACCCCCGACTTCTCAGAAGCGGAAACCTCCAGCTCCGGCTTCTCCGACGAGACGAGCAACAAGGCCACGCAGACGGAGCGCGAGCGGCCCGGCTCCTTCCTCTGCACCATCGCCGACGGCGAGGACTACCGCTTCAGCATCTACGACGACGTCAGCCCCATGGACAGCCGCTTCCGCAACCGGCCCGAGTACAGAGAACTCTTCAAGGAGATCTTCACCATCTTAAAGAAAGCGGCGGAGAACAAAGACGAGGGCGAGCAGCTCCCGCTCCTCGACGACACGGGCAAGGTGCCCCCCGTCACGCCCGCCCACGAGGAGCCCCCCGGCAACTTCACCGACGACACGCAGAGCGTACTCTCCTCTGTCATGTCTGAACGGTCGATTCCAGTCTCCGATATCACCGCTCCGGAGACGCCGACGCTCAAAGAGAAGGTCCACGTTCTCGAGCCCGCCAAGAAGAAGGAGACCGAGAACAAGGAGAACAAACCAGTGGAGGAAACCGCCAAGCCTAAAGAGAAACGAGAGCCGGAAACATCCGAGAAGGCAAACGAGAAAGAGAAGGAGCGAGTTTTGACTCCCCTGGTGCGTCAGCCCCTGGAGTACATAGCGGCCACTAGAAAGAAGTCCAGGCATCGCAACAGGAAACACAGCCAGGAGCGGCAGGGCGCCGACTCGCCGGTGTTCCCGTCGCCGCCCAAGGTCACCTACCAGAAGTCGTCGAACAAGAAGCGGAGAGACTACCGGCCCATCGAGGTGAGCCCGCTGGTGCGGTCGTGCGAGCCGGCCGACTGGAACGGGTCGACGCTGCAGTTCTACAACCGCACCATGAACTCGCCGACGccgagcgcgggcgcgggcgcgggcgcgagCGGACGCACGCACAAGATCTACCAGGGCTGGAACGCGGAGACGGAGTCGTGGGACGTGAAGGCGAGCACGGCGTCGCAGGAGATCCACAAGCTGCGCAAGCTGGAGCTGTCCTACGCGGAGGTGCTGCGCAACGCGGACAAGACCAAGCCGCGCCGCAAGAAGCACCAGTAA
- the LOC125228114 gene encoding uncharacterized protein LOC125228114 isoform X1, whose protein sequence is MDENNVAVLAILDNQCTTSVAPYKQNMGIPTYNQAHTITNMPPQEEPDPSEANKQNVIWTKNATLMLLSLYETKMHVMDNPKKKTKMWKSIAEELRSLNVEVTPDQVRWKINALTKKYKDCIENGQQMSFKYFNEMHQILGRFSDDSVTYRLASGVMQNQDDMDRDPSSLKKRKAGAQFRNLRMEQRAKIQLDKQWVEYLRRQEEQKLIRDERYERSLKLKEEELQLKRKELEMKQTLAFKKLQLKEKKQEEMLRIEREKCDLLRKLLADK, encoded by the exons ATGGATGAGAATAATGTTGCCGTTTTGGCTATTTTAGATAATCAGT GTACCACATCAGTAGCTCCATACAAACAAAACATGGGTATTCCTACCTACAATCAAGCACATACCATTACCAATATGCCACCTCAAGAAGAACCTGACCCGAGTGAAGCCAACAAACAAA ATGTAATTTGGACTAAGAATGCCACATTGATGCTGTTAAGTTTATATGAAACCAAAATGCATGTGATGGACAACCctaaaaagaaaacgaaaatgtggaAGTCTATAGCTGAAGAGTTGAGATCACTGAATGTTGAG GTCACCCCTGATCAAGTAAGATggaaaataaatgcccttacaaaaaaatacaaagattgTATAGAGAATGGTCAGCAAATGtcttttaaatatttcaatgaAATGCATCAAATTCTTGGGCGCTTCAGTGATGACAGTGTGACATACAGGTTAGCTTCAGGAGTTATGCAGAATCAAGACGACATGGACAGGGATCCATcatcattaaaaaaaagaaaagcagGTGCACAATTTAGAAATTTGCGAATGGAACAAAGAGCCAAAATACAATTAGATAAACAATGGGTTGAGTATTTAAGAAGGCAAGAAGAACAAAAATTAATCAGGGATGAGAGGTATGAGAGGAGTTTAAAATTGAAAGAAGAAGAACTGCAACTGAAACGAAAAGAATTAGAAATGAAGCAAACATTGGCTTTTAAGAAACTAcaactaaaagaaaaaaaacaagaaGAAATGTTAAGGATAGAGCGAGAAAAGTGTGATTTACTGAGAAAATTGTTAGCtgataaatga
- the LOC125228303 gene encoding cerebellar degeneration-related protein 2-like isoform X1, translating into MTEEHEQPDSFNSWELNGLNSLDLWDYTVELECLQGTEDLQLAAELGKTLLERNKELETALRQHQNVIEDQTQEIEYLTKQTVALREVNDSRLRIYEQLEVSIQDLERANHRLAVDHAADKKHIKTLCSNIETLEGKCEDLQKTVDDLKAQLEIARRRAERKPESTEKPKEKELKPEQTTPNSKKIEACSTPVKTIAPLPELTKEDEDLLRLSDELRESKVAFAQEQRRVTELEEQLASIVQENNRLQDQLRNWNQNNEEPKSMHEEFAILEEVRQGQLCIRCLRGVERGDDMSSMLDGDEDDRSAISSLILSPSVQDSPRDELVTTKLIKFDNAKEKLLQGIWANKEDGHDNPYRELVQKYEALLEVQLSQVKSIRKDKPAPPGPVCLHDELQGSADFSFRVKDTDEESGHGEDTKEKKPETRKKFIQTPDFSEAETSSSGFSDETSNKATQTERERPGSFLCTIADGEDYRFSIYDDVSPMDSRFRNRPEYRELFKEIFTILKKAAENKDEGEQLPLLDDTGKVPPVTPAHEEPPGNFTDDTQSVLSSVMSERSIPVSDITAPETPTLKEKVHVLEPAKKKETENKENKPVEETAKPKEKREPETSEKANEKEKERVLTPLVRQPLEYIAATRKKSRHRNRKHSQERQGADSPVFPSPPKVTYQKSSNKKRRDYRPIEVSPLVRSCEPADWNGSTLQFYNRTMNSPTPSAGAGAGASGRTHKIYQGWNAETESWDVKASTASQEIHKLRKLELSYAEVLRNADKTKPRRKKHQ; encoded by the exons ACTTGCAGCTCGCAGCGGAGCTCGGCAAGACCTTGTTGGAGAGGAACAAGGAGCTTGAAACCGCGCTGCGGCAGCACCAGAATGTCATCGAGGATCAGACGCAGGAGATCGAA TACCTAACAAAACAAACGGTCGCCCTGCGCGAAGTGAACGACTCAAGACTGAGAATCTACGAGCAACTCGAGGTCAGCATCCAGGACCTGGAGCGCGCTAACCACCGCCTCGCCGTCGACCACGCCGCCGACAAGAAACACATTAAAAC GTTGTGCTCGAACATCGAAACGCTCGAAGGGAAATGCGAGGACCTACAAAAGACTGTCGACGACCTCAAGGCGCAACTGGAGATCGCGAGGCGACGCGCGGAACGGAAGCCAGAGAGCACTGAAAAACCCAAAGAAAAAGAACTCAAACCGGAACAGACGACGCCTAACTCGAAAAAAATTGAAGCGTGTAGCACGCCTGTTAAAACCATCGCACCCCTCCCAGAACTGACTAAGGAAGACGAGGATTTACTTAGGTTAAGCGATGAACTACGAGAAAGTAAGGTTGCGTTCGCACAAGAACAGAGGCGAGTTACAGAGCTGGAGGAGCAGTTAGCGTCTATAGTGCAGGAGAACAACAGATTGCAAGACCAGTTGAGGAATTGGAACCAGAATAATGAGGAGCCCAAGTCGATGCATGAAGAATTCGCGATCTTAGAAGAAGTCAG ACAAGGTCAACTATGCATCAGATGTCTCCGCGGCGTCGAGCGAGGCGACGACATGTCGTCCATGCTAGACGGAGACGAGGACGACAGATCCGCCATCAGCTCTCTCATTCTCTCCCCCTCAGTCCAAGACAGCCCCAGAGACGAACTAGTTACCACCAAACTCATCAAGTTCGAT AATGCGAAGGAAAAGCTACTTCAAGGCATTTGGGCCAACAAGGAGGACGGGCACGACAACCCGTACCGCGAGCTCGTGCAGAAGTACGAGGCGCTGCTCGAGGTGCAGCTCTCGCAGGTGAAGAGCATCCGCAAGGACAAGCCCGCGCCGCCCGGCCCCGTCTGCCTGCACGACGAGCTGCAGGGCTCCGCCGACTTCAGCTTCCGCGTCAAGGACACCGACGAGGAGAGCGGCCACGGGGAGGACACCAAGGAAAAGAAACCCGAGACGCGCAAGAAATTCATCCAAACCCCCGACTTCTCAGAAGCGGAAACCTCCAGCTCCGGCTTCTCCGACGAGACGAGCAACAAGGCCACGCAGACGGAGCGCGAGCGGCCCGGCTCCTTCCTCTGCACCATCGCCGACGGCGAGGACTACCGCTTCAGCATCTACGACGACGTCAGCCCCATGGACAGCCGCTTCCGCAACCGGCCCGAGTACAGAGAACTCTTCAAGGAGATCTTCACCATCTTAAAGAAAGCGGCGGAGAACAAAGACGAGGGCGAGCAGCTCCCGCTCCTCGACGACACGGGCAAGGTGCCCCCCGTCACGCCCGCCCACGAGGAGCCCCCCGGCAACTTCACCGACGACACGCAGAGCGTACTCTCCTCTGTCATGTCTGAACGGTCGATTCCAGTCTCCGATATCACCGCTCCGGAGACGCCGACGCTCAAAGAGAAGGTCCACGTTCTCGAGCCCGCCAAGAAGAAGGAGACCGAGAACAAGGAGAACAAACCAGTGGAGGAAACCGCCAAGCCTAAAGAGAAACGAGAGCCGGAAACATCCGAGAAGGCAAACGAGAAAGAGAAGGAGCGAGTTTTGACTCCCCTGGTGCGTCAGCCCCTGGAGTACATAGCGGCCACTAGAAAGAAGTCCAGGCATCGCAACAGGAAACACAGCCAGGAGCGGCAGGGCGCCGACTCGCCGGTGTTCCCGTCGCCGCCCAAGGTCACCTACCAGAAGTCGTCGAACAAGAAGCGGAGAGACTACCGGCCCATCGAGGTGAGCCCGCTGGTGCGGTCGTGCGAGCCGGCCGACTGGAACGGGTCGACGCTGCAGTTCTACAACCGCACCATGAACTCGCCGACGccgagcgcgggcgcgggcgcgggcgcgagCGGACGCACGCACAAGATCTACCAGGGCTGGAACGCGGAGACGGAGTCGTGGGACGTGAAGGCGAGCACGGCGTCGCAGGAGATCCACAAGCTGCGCAAGCTGGAGCTGTCCTACGCGGAGGTGCTGCGCAACGCGGACAAGACCAAGCCGCGCCGCAAGAAGCACCAGTAA
- the LOC125228114 gene encoding uncharacterized protein LOC125228114 isoform X2 has product MGIPTYNQAHTITNMPPQEEPDPSEANKQNVIWTKNATLMLLSLYETKMHVMDNPKKKTKMWKSIAEELRSLNVEVTPDQVRWKINALTKKYKDCIENGQQMSFKYFNEMHQILGRFSDDSVTYRLASGVMQNQDDMDRDPSSLKKRKAGAQFRNLRMEQRAKIQLDKQWVEYLRRQEEQKLIRDERYERSLKLKEEELQLKRKELEMKQTLAFKKLQLKEKKQEEMLRIEREKCDLLRKLLADK; this is encoded by the exons ATGGGTATTCCTACCTACAATCAAGCACATACCATTACCAATATGCCACCTCAAGAAGAACCTGACCCGAGTGAAGCCAACAAACAAA ATGTAATTTGGACTAAGAATGCCACATTGATGCTGTTAAGTTTATATGAAACCAAAATGCATGTGATGGACAACCctaaaaagaaaacgaaaatgtggaAGTCTATAGCTGAAGAGTTGAGATCACTGAATGTTGAG GTCACCCCTGATCAAGTAAGATggaaaataaatgcccttacaaaaaaatacaaagattgTATAGAGAATGGTCAGCAAATGtcttttaaatatttcaatgaAATGCATCAAATTCTTGGGCGCTTCAGTGATGACAGTGTGACATACAGGTTAGCTTCAGGAGTTATGCAGAATCAAGACGACATGGACAGGGATCCATcatcattaaaaaaaagaaaagcagGTGCACAATTTAGAAATTTGCGAATGGAACAAAGAGCCAAAATACAATTAGATAAACAATGGGTTGAGTATTTAAGAAGGCAAGAAGAACAAAAATTAATCAGGGATGAGAGGTATGAGAGGAGTTTAAAATTGAAAGAAGAAGAACTGCAACTGAAACGAAAAGAATTAGAAATGAAGCAAACATTGGCTTTTAAGAAACTAcaactaaaagaaaaaaaacaagaaGAAATGTTAAGGATAGAGCGAGAAAAGTGTGATTTACTGAGAAAATTGTTAGCtgataaatga
- the LOC125228304 gene encoding ATP-binding cassette sub-family F member 3 produces MASCGEYLKSQFPLIDEELTKYVEDILDNSAGEFEDTEEVYEAVGEVLQGISEKSEDDIREICEKLLHMLQPDKTNTSNGPRKVLDAPIHLASMTSQQEPTEDLKSIWLQTRDDNLKVDAKKLEKAEAKLQQKKEKQKEGKAPAAAPVLQTATASQVTSKKDSKLEAKGTNRTQDIRIENFDIAYGDRVLLQGADLILAFGRRYGLVGRNGLGKTTVLRMISSKQLKIPSHISILHVEQEVVGDDTVALQSVLECDTVRDRLLSREREITQAINNGSTDPALSAELTEIYAQLEAIEADKAPARASIILSGLGFTPEMQARATKTFSGGWRMRLALARALFSKPDLLLLDEPTNMLDIKAIIWLENYLQNWPTTLLVVSHDRNFLDTVPTDILHLHTQRIDSYRGNYEQFHKTKTEKHKNQQREYEAQQQHRAHTQEFIDRFRYNANRASSVQSKIKMLDKLPELKPVEKEIEVVLRFPETEPLSPPILQLNEVGFYYSKDKVIFTNVNLGATLESRICIVGDNGAGKTTLLKIIMGILSPTSGARNVHRGLKFGYFSQHHVDQLEMNVNSVELLQKSYPGKTIEEYRRQLGSFGVSGDLALQTIGSLSGGQKSRVAFAIMCMGNPNFLVLDEPTNHLDIETIEALGKGINKYTGGVILVSHDERLIRVVCKELWICGNGSVASIEGGFDEYRKIVERELAEQNK; encoded by the exons ATGGCTAGCTGTGGTGAATACCTTAAAAGTCAATTCCCGTTAATAGACGAAGAATTGACGAAATATGTCGAAG ATATCCTGGACAACAGTGCTGGAGAGTTTGAAGATACAGAAGAGGTGTACGAAGCCGTCGGAGAAGTTTTGCAGGGGATTTCCGAAAAATCTGAAGATGATATTag AGAAATATGTGAAAAACTCCTTCACATGCTCCAACCGGACAAGACAAACACAAGCAATGGACCACGGAAAGTCTTGGACGCGCCCATTCACCTTGCCTCCATGACGTCACAGCAGGAGCCTACCGAGGATCTTAAGAGTATATGGCTCCAAACTAGGGATGATAATTTG AAAGTAGATGCTAAAAAATTAGAAAAAGCCGAGGCGAAGTTACAGCAAAAAAAGGAAAAGCAGAAAGAGGGTAAAGCTCCAGCGGCCGCCCCCGTGCTGCAGACCGCCACCGCCTCGCAGGTCACCTCCAAGAAGGACAGCAAGCTTGAGGCCAAGGGAACCAATCGCACACAGGATATTAGGATAGAGAACTTTGATATCGCTTATGGTGACAG AGTTTTACTACAAGGCGCAGATCTCATACTAGCATTCGGCCGTCGCTACGGCCTGGTCGGACGGAACGGTCTCGGCAAGACCACAGTGCTGCGAATGATCTCATCCAAGCAGCTGAAGATCCCGTCACACATCTCCATACTGCATGTGGAGCAAGAGGTGGTGGGGGATGACACGGTGGCGCTGCAGAGTGTACTGGAGTGCGATACTGTGAGAGACAGGCTGCTCAGCAGGGAGAGGGAGATTACACAGGCGATTAATAACGG ATCAACAGACCCAGCCCTATCAGCGGAGCTGACTGAAATCTACGCACAACTAGAAGCGATTGAGGCAGACAAGGCACCAGCTCGGGCATCCATCATCCTTAGTGGTTTAGGCTTCACGCCAGAGATGCAGGCTCGTGCTACGAAAACATTCTCTGGAGGATGGAGAATGAGACTGGCTCTGGCCCGGGCGCTCTTCTCAAA acctgACCTACTACTGCTCGACGAGCCCACCAACATGTTGGACATCAAAGCCATCATCTGGCTCGAGAACTACCTTCAGAACTGGCCCACGACGCTCCTAGTGGTATCCCACGACAGGAACTTCCTAGACACGGTGCCCACAGACATCCTACACCTGCACACGCAGAGGATAGACTCCTACAG aggTAACTACGAGCAATTCCACAAAACGAAGACagagaaacacaaaaaccaGCAACGCGAGTATGAAGCCCAACAGCAACACAGGGCCCATACACAAGAGTTCATTGACCGCTTCCGGTACAACGCTAACCGCGCTTCCTCTGTGCAGAGTAAAATCAAGATGTTGGACAAATT ACCAGAGTTAAAACCAGTAGAGAAAGAGATAGAAGTGGTGCTCCGATTCCCAGAGACAGAGCCTCTCTCTCCGCCCATCCTGCAGTTGAACGAAGTCGGCTTCTACTACTCTAAGGACAAGGTCATATTTACCAACGTCAATCTTGGCGCTACGCTCGAGTCCAGGATATGTATT GTGGGTGACAACGGCGCAGGCAAAACGACGTTACTAAAGATAATAATGGGCATATTATCGCCCACGAGCGGCGCCAGGAATGTGCACCGCGGGCTCAAGTTTGGGTACTTCTCGCAACATCACGTCGACCAGCTCGAGATGAACGTCAACTCCGTTGAGCTGTTGCAAAAGAGCTATCCAG GCAAAACGATAGAGGAATACCGACGGCAACTGGGCAGTTTCGGCGTCAGCGGCGACCTCGCGTTACAAACCATCGGCAGTCTCTCCGGGGGACAGAAGTCTCGAGTGGCCTTCGCTATCATGTGCATGGGCAACCCCAACTTCCTAGTGCTTGACGAACCGACGAATCACTTGGATATTGAGACTATTGAGGCGCTTGGCAAGGGGATCAATAAATACACT GGCGGCGTGATCCTCGTATCCCACGACGAGCGGCTAATACGAGTGGTGTGCAAGGAGCTCTGGATCTGCGGCAACGGCTCCGTCGCCAGTATAGAAGGCGGCTTCGACGAATACCGCAAGATCGTCGAGAGAGAACTCGCCGAGCAGAATAAATAG
- the LOC125228303 gene encoding cerebellar degeneration-related protein 2-like isoform X2 has product MDIAKAKSGTLEDFDEDDPTSRRCMLDDLQLAAELGKTLLERNKELETALRQHQNVIEDQTQEIEYLTKQTVALREVNDSRLRIYEQLEVSIQDLERANHRLAVDHAADKKHIKTLCSNIETLEGKCEDLQKTVDDLKAQLEIARRRAERKPESTEKPKEKELKPEQTTPNSKKIEACSTPVKTIAPLPELTKEDEDLLRLSDELRESKVAFAQEQRRVTELEEQLASIVQENNRLQDQLRNWNQNNEEPKSMHEEFAILEEVRQGQLCIRCLRGVERGDDMSSMLDGDEDDRSAISSLILSPSVQDSPRDELVTTKLIKFDNAKEKLLQGIWANKEDGHDNPYRELVQKYEALLEVQLSQVKSIRKDKPAPPGPVCLHDELQGSADFSFRVKDTDEESGHGEDTKEKKPETRKKFIQTPDFSEAETSSSGFSDETSNKATQTERERPGSFLCTIADGEDYRFSIYDDVSPMDSRFRNRPEYRELFKEIFTILKKAAENKDEGEQLPLLDDTGKVPPVTPAHEEPPGNFTDDTQSVLSSVMSERSIPVSDITAPETPTLKEKVHVLEPAKKKETENKENKPVEETAKPKEKREPETSEKANEKEKERVLTPLVRQPLEYIAATRKKSRHRNRKHSQERQGADSPVFPSPPKVTYQKSSNKKRRDYRPIEVSPLVRSCEPADWNGSTLQFYNRTMNSPTPSAGAGAGASGRTHKIYQGWNAETESWDVKASTASQEIHKLRKLELSYAEVLRNADKTKPRRKKHQ; this is encoded by the exons ACTTGCAGCTCGCAGCGGAGCTCGGCAAGACCTTGTTGGAGAGGAACAAGGAGCTTGAAACCGCGCTGCGGCAGCACCAGAATGTCATCGAGGATCAGACGCAGGAGATCGAA TACCTAACAAAACAAACGGTCGCCCTGCGCGAAGTGAACGACTCAAGACTGAGAATCTACGAGCAACTCGAGGTCAGCATCCAGGACCTGGAGCGCGCTAACCACCGCCTCGCCGTCGACCACGCCGCCGACAAGAAACACATTAAAAC GTTGTGCTCGAACATCGAAACGCTCGAAGGGAAATGCGAGGACCTACAAAAGACTGTCGACGACCTCAAGGCGCAACTGGAGATCGCGAGGCGACGCGCGGAACGGAAGCCAGAGAGCACTGAAAAACCCAAAGAAAAAGAACTCAAACCGGAACAGACGACGCCTAACTCGAAAAAAATTGAAGCGTGTAGCACGCCTGTTAAAACCATCGCACCCCTCCCAGAACTGACTAAGGAAGACGAGGATTTACTTAGGTTAAGCGATGAACTACGAGAAAGTAAGGTTGCGTTCGCACAAGAACAGAGGCGAGTTACAGAGCTGGAGGAGCAGTTAGCGTCTATAGTGCAGGAGAACAACAGATTGCAAGACCAGTTGAGGAATTGGAACCAGAATAATGAGGAGCCCAAGTCGATGCATGAAGAATTCGCGATCTTAGAAGAAGTCAG ACAAGGTCAACTATGCATCAGATGTCTCCGCGGCGTCGAGCGAGGCGACGACATGTCGTCCATGCTAGACGGAGACGAGGACGACAGATCCGCCATCAGCTCTCTCATTCTCTCCCCCTCAGTCCAAGACAGCCCCAGAGACGAACTAGTTACCACCAAACTCATCAAGTTCGAT AATGCGAAGGAAAAGCTACTTCAAGGCATTTGGGCCAACAAGGAGGACGGGCACGACAACCCGTACCGCGAGCTCGTGCAGAAGTACGAGGCGCTGCTCGAGGTGCAGCTCTCGCAGGTGAAGAGCATCCGCAAGGACAAGCCCGCGCCGCCCGGCCCCGTCTGCCTGCACGACGAGCTGCAGGGCTCCGCCGACTTCAGCTTCCGCGTCAAGGACACCGACGAGGAGAGCGGCCACGGGGAGGACACCAAGGAAAAGAAACCCGAGACGCGCAAGAAATTCATCCAAACCCCCGACTTCTCAGAAGCGGAAACCTCCAGCTCCGGCTTCTCCGACGAGACGAGCAACAAGGCCACGCAGACGGAGCGCGAGCGGCCCGGCTCCTTCCTCTGCACCATCGCCGACGGCGAGGACTACCGCTTCAGCATCTACGACGACGTCAGCCCCATGGACAGCCGCTTCCGCAACCGGCCCGAGTACAGAGAACTCTTCAAGGAGATCTTCACCATCTTAAAGAAAGCGGCGGAGAACAAAGACGAGGGCGAGCAGCTCCCGCTCCTCGACGACACGGGCAAGGTGCCCCCCGTCACGCCCGCCCACGAGGAGCCCCCCGGCAACTTCACCGACGACACGCAGAGCGTACTCTCCTCTGTCATGTCTGAACGGTCGATTCCAGTCTCCGATATCACCGCTCCGGAGACGCCGACGCTCAAAGAGAAGGTCCACGTTCTCGAGCCCGCCAAGAAGAAGGAGACCGAGAACAAGGAGAACAAACCAGTGGAGGAAACCGCCAAGCCTAAAGAGAAACGAGAGCCGGAAACATCCGAGAAGGCAAACGAGAAAGAGAAGGAGCGAGTTTTGACTCCCCTGGTGCGTCAGCCCCTGGAGTACATAGCGGCCACTAGAAAGAAGTCCAGGCATCGCAACAGGAAACACAGCCAGGAGCGGCAGGGCGCCGACTCGCCGGTGTTCCCGTCGCCGCCCAAGGTCACCTACCAGAAGTCGTCGAACAAGAAGCGGAGAGACTACCGGCCCATCGAGGTGAGCCCGCTGGTGCGGTCGTGCGAGCCGGCCGACTGGAACGGGTCGACGCTGCAGTTCTACAACCGCACCATGAACTCGCCGACGccgagcgcgggcgcgggcgcgggcgcgagCGGACGCACGCACAAGATCTACCAGGGCTGGAACGCGGAGACGGAGTCGTGGGACGTGAAGGCGAGCACGGCGTCGCAGGAGATCCACAAGCTGCGCAAGCTGGAGCTGTCCTACGCGGAGGTGCTGCGCAACGCGGACAAGACCAAGCCGCGCCGCAAGAAGCACCAGTAA